The window CGCAATGTGCAAGCAAGCTTGTCTGTCTCCACTACTAATTCTTATCTAGTCGAGTTGGAAAAGGATGCTAAAGCAAGCTGTTGGGAGCATTGCAAGTTGAAGAAATTTTTCTCAAGGAGAAATCTGGAGTGAAGTGGCTTCAAATGGGAGATGGGAACAATAGATTTTTCACAAGAAAATGAATTATAGGCATAATCGGAATCAtaatatgaaaattaaaataagtgATGGAATGGTTGTTAACAATCCGAATCTTATTAAGGAGGAATTTATTTCCTTCTATAAACATATTTTTGGGACTGAGGCTATTGATACCGGCTTCTGTACACCTAGGATTCCATTGAGAGGGGGTTGTCTAtgcatcttgcaaagaatcaggtgtttcatgcaaggacaaaacatattgatGTAAAGTTTCACAAGATCAaagagcttgtgtcagaaggtagtattcacttgagaaaaattcatatagaTTGCAATCCTATAGATATGCTTACCAAGCTGGTCattacagagaagttcgagtcctgctTGGACTTGGTTAAtgttactcattgttgaagatgagggatgcaCTGAATATATGCGGTTTGTACCTTTGATGAGGTATGAGGATAAAGACGTCTATAGGTTCTCTTTATAGGAGGCTTGACAGAATTCAaaccaaggtggagattgttggtgtacaatgtcttgtattccgtcacagtttaatttagggagtaGTGCAGGCGCCCTAGCAAGACAGAACGACGGTCCCGCTTTCTGGTTTTTTCGtcatatatttgtagcaaggctttctttctctgtaatgcaagcaatttgagagaggtgtgaggacgagtgttgtaactctattctccatttataatgaaatagaatctcatctcaccgaagacgtaggcaatcttgccaaaccttgTAAACCTGGTgtacattgtttgttcttggtTTTCCAGTATcttttgcattgttttagggttgcatttctacagaAACGAACCCCAAAACTAATCGAACAGAAACCAGACTTTCCATATTGATTTGGTCTTGGATTCTCACATTGAAACTAACTCAACCCGAACCAACCGTTTGACACTCATAGGGTTTTATATGCAGCATGTACTACCACTAAAAGATATGTGCATCATGTGAGAAAGACAATTAGGAAGAAACTTACATCGAAACTTTGGGATCTTGGATTGCCTTTATATACCAGTTTGACCTCTCAAACCAATATTTGAATTGATTACCTCAAAGTTGAAGAAActaaatcatctctctctctcaatgctCTTGAAAAGTTGAGCTTGGGTCTCTCACCGTTCCTGCCTCTACACAGCTTTATCTAGCCATGACTGCTGTGCATCACGACCTCCACATGTGGGCTGAGGATGCCAACAACTTCAATCCCTTAATTAATCAATAATGTATCATATCAAAATCTTGTATCAATTGACTTTAAGAATCCGGTTCTTCTACACAAGGACTCATCGAGAATGTGAACATGTTTCAAACATGGCCGGGAGAATGAGAAAAATGTGGTCAGTTATTACTTCCCAAGGCCATTCTGTAACTGGACTCGAAGCTGATTCAGGTCTTTAACAGTAAGTAATGGGTGCATGTGCATATGATTTTAGATCGTTGGCCCCAAAGAGACCTCATCTCTGTTCGAACTTTTTTTGAAAGTGTCCAGATGAAGGTGCCAGCAGCTTCCGGGGCCTAGGTGCTTCACTGAACTTGGAGGTGTCAAACGGTCGGTTTGCCCCATCTTccgtccccccccccccctcctcccccctttAGGggtatggttgttttttttcttgtttcagTCCAAAACTAggagtgtaagtttggccctttGAGCCTGAAACTAGCCTAAGCCCAGCAGAGCTTGGGTTGGGCTTTGTACCCCACGTGTGAGACTAGGCCTGAGATTTTATGTTGGGCCTAGGCTCAGGTCCTAGGCTGTGCTTGGCCGAACCCGTTCTAACCCTATAAAACATTAGTTGGGTTGAGATGTCTAGCATCATTTATAGGCATCATACAATGTTCTTTATTCCCTCTTCTAAATTTTCATTGTGGGACAAAAAGTCCATGTGAGAGAGGCTAAGagaatgcactcattttcagtTTCACATTGGAATTTTTTAAGTTCTTAGACATTGAATTGCACGTAGGCATATATTGCTAGGGAGAGCATGTTCCATTGTTATATCTTTGCTCTCATATGGACTCAAGGGGAGTCTATTTTTGCGTCTTTTGGTAttattgtcaaagggggagagaaatcatatttaaagggaaagaaaaaaaaaaaaaaaaacatgcagCAGGGAGAAATATGTGCAAGGGAAAGACTATGAATAGCATGTTGTGTAGAGGTTCAGAGAACAAGATGGTTCTATGGTTTGCATGTTTTGTTGATGCAACTACAATGAATGTATTGTACGAAGCATGTGTATCGTCCACAATTTCAAAGGGGAGGAGATTGCTGAGCAATGTGTCTGTTGTCAACACATTCTTGAGGACGTGTGTCACCAAGAGGGGCACGGTGGCCATTGAGCACCCCTGTGTCTATGGGCCAAGGATCACTCTCAGACAGAAAACTTGATCCctgattttaatttaaaatataaaattatgaaatttttacTTAAAATAATATACTTAAAAGAAGACCAAGTGATGTTTTGCACTTGGTCTCATGGTTGGATTTCAATACGTGGTTATGAGATCAAGAGCTGAAAAATAGATTAAATCCCAAGaatcaatgaaaaaaatagattttaagtattctaaaaatatttaatCTATCCAAAACATGCTTAGAAGGTTATTTGAATATTCAAGTCGTAATGAAGatcaaattgaataaaattGAGCTCAATATGGACTCTGATGAAATTGTTAAAATGTAAAAGAATCACTTAAAACCATGGCTACCTAGTTTGACTCAGTTTGGAAAAGCAAATGAATTGCAGTTCAGTCCATGCTCGTGCATGTGGTTGTGGTACGGTTGACCTAGGTCTAGGGTGACTTGGTCCGATCTGATTTAATCTTCTgtcttgttttaattttttctataaCACTTAAAAAACATACATTCAAATTTTGTGATCTAGGTGTCATTGtaaagaccttttttttttttttttttttttttaatggtatgAAAATCAAATGCCATTTTTTAGTGAGAAACAGGTTGGAAAATCCATTTGAAAgtagggtaaaaaaaaatataatattactTAAAATTATAGGCACATAAAAATCATTGTCAAGCCATTTTCTAATAATGATTTAAATGGTGAAATAAAccaactaaaaaataaattggaTTGATACATGGTTGTTTGACCACTTTCTGACCTTATCAACTTCATCAAaggtattttgatcattttacaAACAATTTTCTCATACTTTCTAAATTTATATAAAGCATCAACTGAAGACTATATAATACCTacaaaaattacaaatcaaACATCGCACATCATCCCAAGCAGGCAGCTGCTCATCGTTGTGCATGCCTCTAGGGTAACAAATTGATGTGTTTACAATCGCTTAAGTTCCTTTTCATTAATTAATGTCACATCATATATTTTGACATGTTAACAAATAGTTTTCTTTTCGCAATCAACTCAAAGAAGAGAataatgaaacaaataaaaaattgctTTGTCGAAATATGTAATATAAGATTAATCAATTAAATATTGGGATATTtactaaaaatataaataaatattgagaTCTTtcactaggaaaaaaaataaagatgaaagGGAGACTTTTGTATAATATTTTGTTGAGCACTAATGGATCTTAAAAACTTTGCCTGCAAGACATATGTTATtgatgttcccaggttgacactgagagggggggtgaatcagtagttccaaaaattttcttaattGCAACCCAACAAGAacttccaattttcaagttctagattGGCCGGGGCAATCCCGTGATTACCAATCATGCAAACAACGACACGTCCACTtcacaccacaatgtggttGAGTCTACCAGATAGTGTCCCACCACTATgcacaacacgcacttcaaatatatgtaaaaaaataaatgcaaaacaataacaccagatatacgtggttcagccagagtgcctactccacggaggaatacccatatagggtttcgtatttccccaatactcaactttttaatCGCTACAACCGTCCAGGAACTTATCCCTGCTTCAATTTGAGATGGAATtcagacaagggcaacaaccccacaccctagacaagccccaacttgttaggttcacaattttaaatcaataaaataaaattccaacccaatacaccattgatctagagtttctcaacaataaacattctagaatataaaaatagggatttcagataCGGGTTACCTCAGCCTGTGTAAACTCCATTGATGATTGCTTGCTTGATGTTTAGAGGGAGACTTAAACACGCTCAGACCATCAACATAGTAGCAAGACGCTAATCTTCTTTAATTCTTGTTCATAGTGAAATCTCCATTGAATGTTTGACAAAGAAACGTACGACGACTAACGaacataattctttttttttttttcccttcttgctATTCCTCTCCAAATTAATTGTAGTATTGAGTCTCAAGGTTCTGCAGGTTTTTATTGCTTTTGGAAGCAACAACCGATCctttttcaaatcaaactctGCGCATTCTTAGACtctcccattttctcttttaatttttatcgCTTTTTAGATGTTGTTCATGTGTAAAAAGAAACATAGTTCTCTTGGACTCTTGTTGAAAGCATATAATTTGAATATTCTAATAGAAATAACCAACTAATGGTTTCCACGTTGAAGAGTCCTATCTAGATTTGTCCTCACCTATGACGATGCTTTTTCTCCTCCAAGCCTTGCTGCCGTACAAGTTAGATAACAAGTTCTTCATGTATGAGACTTTGATTTCTATTAGAACTTGacttcctctttcctttttaattcTATTAACAGTAGCCGAATCAATAGTATGGCAACACATGGCATTGAAAAATCTGTTTTCCTTTTGCTGGGCTGTCAaattcttgttgtttgcattatcACATGTAACCATAATTTGAAACCAAGAACTTGGGCTCCACATGGGCAGTAAGCAATTTATATACTAATTGGGCTTACATCACCATATTAATTACCCAATTCAGTTGAACCCATCAATTCACCTAAATTAACAGTTGAGCCACTTTAAAACCTTTACCCACACATCACCTTCTAGTTGCTAACAATAACAATATTCAATCCAATTGCCCAACAATCACttttaagaaaattaataataatactaTATGAAGTGTTAACATCATTTGACAAAGAATAAAGAtaagggagaaaaataggatTGGACATGCGCAAATGTGTTGCttgctcctttctttctctccccatcgcaaaatataaataaattaataaaaaaaaaataaagacatggTTATAATTGAACACTAAACTTCAATGTCAGTGTTAAGggatcttcttctttccttaaaATTCCGGCTAATTAATTTTCTACATATCTTGtgctttaattaattaaattttggTCAACAGATTAGCAtgataaattattaaaaaaaaattaataatgaaaatttataaACTACATACATAAATATAATATGGATAaggaaaacatatatatatatatatatatatataaaatgaaacTAGGAACTATCATTTTCTCTATTCAACATTATTGAAATATATGTGTTTAGTGCATAGGTTCCTACCATGAGATTTGGCATGAGGACATTGATAATAACTTTCATGTTCTATAAGATGATTGTATATGAAAAATGTATATGTgcttgttttcttgttccctgCCATAAGATTTGGCATGAGGACATTGATAAAAATTTTATGTTCTATAAAATATTGAATTGAAAGAAACCCTAAGATGGTAATATTTCAttgtcatctttttttcttcccctcctGATGATCttagaaattaataaaaaaaattaaaaataaagaatgccATTAGATTCGATCATTATGAGACAAGTTTGAAATCCACTTGAAATCACTTTCCCTTTCCTCTTCCCTCTTTGCCCAAGTACCCTTGCCAGCAACCTCCACCGCTACCCCCGacccaccctcaccctcaccctcaccctcaccctcaccctcaccctccaACTCTTGCTCCGCAAGTCCTCCCTTCCTTATGCCTACCCCACATACAATTCTCTCATCTCCCTCGCTCTCCCCTTCTCGACCCGGTGCCCTGCCAATAGCCCCCACCCACTCTTCCTTGCTCCCAACCCCATGTGCCCTAACCTTGCTCCGCAACTACCCCCTCTCCTCTCTAAACCCAAAAGCTACTGTGTGATGGCTTCAATTGCACATCAAGAATTTTGGAATCACACGCATAGAATAATGACATATTGAAAATAATAGATGCGAACTTCATAAATTCAGAACATAGTagaaaatttttggaattatTCTTCCTTATAAACTACATATTACCAATAAATATTCAGGCAAGTGATCGAGACATTGACTAATACTACTAGGAGAGGCCAAAGGACATGGCAACTTTTGTGTGAAAGGCAACGTGACCCCTATACCTAGACATAGAGGGAACAAAATGATCACCATACTTCTCATGAAAGACAAAAATCTCGCTCTTTatgtattttcatattttaattaaGAGGATGGGTTGACTACCAGATCGCATGGCTGTGCATCAATATGATTATTGAGGGACACTCAAGGGATACAACAGAAGGAGTGGGACGAGCATTTTACACACTTGTCTGGCCACAGACAACGCGACTAGAgagcattctttttcctttaatttcatTACTTTCcctcttattttcctttaaatataGGGGTCTTTTAGGAATTATGAAAAGCCTCCATTAATTTTGGAACCAAATAAAGCCCACAGGCCCAAATCTTGTTGAGACAGGAAAAGCAACGCCACGACAAAATTTCAGTAAAGACGACAGTAGCCTCATATATACACACAACCATGCAATAATTACGAAAAGTCTGATGAACAGTTTAgtccaaaaaaatattgttcCCCCGTGATAATATAAGACcagtaagggtattttagtaaatACAAATTAATTTGTATTCATGTCACTAATTAGGGCTTCATGAGAAGCTTGCACGGACTTTCATCTCATCATCACTTTCTGCAACCCTTGACCAAACAATGGAGAGTTAGATATCAATAGAAAGTTAGAAAGAGAGGGAATGGAAGGGCTCGTGCCTTTCCACCTAACCTCGTTCTGGAGCATCTATCGGAACTTCAATCATCGGTTCTTCTCCTTCCCGTCACTGCCGTCACCATCTTTTATTGTTGTCTGTTTCTTTCCCATAATGTAAAAGGATTGGAATGTATGGAAGAGGAGATTCGAATTTTTTTTGATTCCCATCCATTGAGGTTCTTTGGAGCTTTATCGAGTTCCTTTGCCCAGGCTTCGTCTGATCAGGTGCGTAGTTATCTATTTTATTGTCGATGGCTTTTGACATCTCGAGTATTCGTTCTGTCTCTGATTTATGACATTTTCTGGCTCGAAATCTGTAGAttaatgtatattttttcttttaatttgtgAATCTGATTTAAAGTTAtgaattttctttattcttctttcttgatTCATGAATAATTTTCAAATACCCTTTTGTTTACTATTATTTTCCCCTTCCCGATCCTATTTGAACTTTTGTGTAGATTACTTTTGTTTGTTCCAGTATCTGATTCATGTCTTCCTTAGTTCCTTGTACGTTAAGAGAAAATCTCGGTCTCTCATTATATTATttgttccttctctttcttttcttccttcaacTACCAGGGTTTCAACTTCTTGTAGTTCATTGGAATGGCGGAAGTAGGGTGTGCTTCCTGATAACTGGAGGAGTTGATGTATTAACAGTTATGAGATTTTCTGTTGTGCGTAGTGCTAACGGTCGGGTTCTATGCAATAGAGGGATTCGAAAAAGTCTGTTTGATTTGAGAAGGTAAGATGCCATCTACTAATTTTTTGAAGCTGAACCTTGAGCTGCGGTCGGGTTTCCGCAGACTGATCACAGGGCAACAAGTAGGACTCGCGAGCTCCGTGGAATTTCTTCTTGGGCAAGGAAAATTGTCGTATACGAATTCTGGGTTGTCTCTTTTCAGACCAATTTCAACCATCGCAGAGGGGCATTTATTCTTGAGACCTGGTGTGATTTTTTCTGTGCGATCAGATCCTAACATCGTCAGCCAACGGAGAAACTTATCAGTTGTTGGAGCTCTTTCACTTACATTTTCTATTCCTTCTGTGTTTGGACCATCTTGTCAGGTTTGTGAGTACCATATCAATCGCCTGTTACCGGACTCCAGCCCTGTTTTGCTAGACAATCCAATTCAGCGGACAATCATGGCCACCTGTGGCTCTGGATCGTTATTGGGTCACCACTGTCTGGATAACCTAACATCAAGGAATGAACCTCTCTCAAACTCCACTAAAAGAGCTGGTGTTTCTTACTGCAATGGAAGTCTTGACAGTTGCATAAAAGCTACCATGAGTTTGAGAAGCCGAGAACCATCCAACAGTTATATGATGTATGGGTATTTCATTTTTGACGTGGCAAGGAGGAGTTTCAGCTCCAATTCATTAGTGGGTCCAgggtcaaattttttttatagttcaTCTTCTGCTTGTTACTGTACTGGGGCTGCTTCTGAGGTATCATTTGATGGCTCAGCTCGTGTAGAACAGCATCCAAGCTCTGCAGTTTCATCTGATCAGTATgtcctctcatcttcttctttctctttttgcttCTCCTGGGAACTTATCAGAATGCATCCATAAATCCCCGATGTTGattatatgaaaatattttgtaCTGATGTGCTCACATATGCTCTGACCTTATGAATATGGCCTGAAAGTACAATTGAAGGTTTACTAATATTTGGTTGTGTGTTTCTATCCATTTGACTGATATTTCCTAATGTTATAATTCCACCTTGATGGGACAAGGATTTTTCCAATTGAGATCTTGTTTAAGTACTCTCAATGTATAATAGTCTTTCTACCATCACAAGTCATAGCTATTGGTAGTTAAATTCTCTTCTTAGAAGTAGTGATATAAGAACAGAACTGTCATATAGCTGTTGTTCTTGTGGTGtttgattttcatttcttttctctggTGCTTATTGATGAGAAATATTTGAAGCAATGCATGTTCCTAGGCtgcattattttaaaaatttcagaGCTTGCCATGTGTTACTTATACACATAAAAACATAAAAGCCGTAGCTTCTTTCTAATATGCTACATCAAGTTTAGATTGGGCATTTTTTGACTGCATAAAAACCCTAATGTTTGATCATTTTTCTAAAGGAAATGGACATTTAGGCCATGCTGAATTTTTTCATTGACTAGTGTATGGTGTTGGTTTTTGGAACGAAGATGAGTTAGATGTTTATACCAAAGTTGAGATTGTAGAGAATCTGCTGGTTAATTTAGAGAAATAATGGCAAAATGAGTTGATATTTGTGAATGCAGTTATGAGCTGGGCTGGTTGGAATCTTATCTAGATTAAGTGATTTTTGTGGAACGACTAACTGATGCAGtaccaacaagggtttacacaaggagaaccaagaccaaggtcgacccaagtggctgactgggtcgacccagatttggtccaagtcagcccacgatttgggctgctgatggggttactaattagttatttagtttctattttgaagtcctaaattagtttctaatttcaagtcattgttagtttctaatttctgccaagactagtttctattttcattagattctaatttctagTTTTTAGTAATTTCTTataatcagtttttagtaactcagatttagtaactctgatttactattatttgtaaaccctccccatcattataaataaagaagagggctcttttatgagccacgattttgattATTAAGAAAACAACTCTCTTGTTGCTGCCGTTGGGTATCCATGGCTATTTCCTTGTGTTAGATCGAGGAGGAAGGACTTGGTGTGCGATCCaagtgactccttgcggcgtgaagtccaggaggtctgcTTCTAGTGATTATTCTCTTTAAGTTATTTGTTTATTCTCGAGGTTATCAAGGCTACAAATCAGGTATGTGATTTCTGAACTTGCCTAGAAAATTCTGCAAAAACAGACCATCTGCCCCTATTGGAATATCCAGGTCTGATTCTCAGATTGGCTCAGTTTTTTGGTCGATTGTTCCTTAATATCCAAGCATGGTTCAATCCAATTTTGGGCTGATTCTGTCCACTCAATCTTGAGTTATTAGAAATCACCAATTccttgtcttttagtgacctgcTGTGTCTTAACTTGAGGTCGATTGTTGTGACTGATTTTATGTTGCTTCCTTAAGATGGTGGGTCATTATTGTTGTTGATTTGAACCTCTAAAGACCACTGGTGTCTTCTGGTTGTGTTTATTTAGTCTACTGCTGTCCTGTCCTAATCTATATTGGTAATCTGAAATCTGTCAACTGCTGAAATTGCTACTGTTCTGTTATGGTTGTGGACTATCGATACCATAGTCTGGTTGTTGATTTGTCCTTTTGTTTGGTGCTGATATCAGGTCAGATAGCCCCAAATTCTGGTTTGACAAATCTGATTGCTAAGGACTGTTGACTAGTTAATATTGGACTGTTATTGTTGCTCACTGTTaggtgattattggttgttctctggtttataatttcctgcagtcttgggtctagtttggttgtCGAATCCATCCCTACATTACTAACCACAGCAAGACAAATCAATATGTTCATCAACtagtaaaaaattaatgaattaCATTGCTGTATGGAGGTTCTCACCTTTTGGGCCTGCACCCTATATCCATCCTCAatatttgtttctcttttttcttttttctttttttttttttgtggggggggggggggcgttgGGGGGTTGACAATGCTCTTTCAATTTGAGGATTTTGAATGTATTGTGGGTTATGGGCGTTATCCTTTACCCTTTTTAGGGTGAATGTAAATACTCCCTTTACTGAGGAGGTGAACAAGTACGATAGGTGAAACTTCAATGCTTTTGTATTGGGTATCTTCAATGGGCTTTGTGCTGAAGACTTAAAAAGAGTATTACATAGATGGGATGGGTTATGGTTACATTATATTGGATCTTGGATTATTTATATGCTATATGTGTGATATCACCTAATTTTTCCTTTCTGGAGGGATAATCCGGTTTGCTAGATAGGAAAAAAGGCCTTATCCTTATATTTCCTCATTAATTATTAGGTATGATATTCGTGCCCTTAGTCTCCAAATCAGCAAATGATTTGTTACAAGCTTTGCTGGGGTCGTGAATTTAAATGGTCccacaaaatgataaaataatccAATAAATGTTTCTGTTCTGAAATTTTGTTTGAAGAAAATTTGGTTTTTATGACCCTACAAACACAAAAAACACTACACCATAAATTTCTATCAACACTTTTCACATAACAAGATAGTTCTTAGGAAAGATGATCTGGGTTTTTCTGTAGTCTAGCAGGGGTGCTTTCACtcatgtggaaaaaaaaaaaaaaaaaaaaggtgctcaGACATATGATTTAGTGGCTGTTCCCTGCATGTAGGACCTGTTCTGCACAAGTTTCTTGCTCTGCTACCTAATCAAACAGAGGGAGAAAATGATTTGTCTGTCAGATATATTGTAAGAATAATTGCATTGAAATTGCTTATTAGATGCACGAAGAATTACCTCTCTTTTCAACTTTGCTTATGCTGGTTGATATTGACTACAGGAAAATCCTAGGTGACAGAACCTTAAAGTTGCTTTCAGGATCATGTTATCTACCACATCCTGATAAGGAAGAAACTGGTGGGGAGGATGCTCACTTTATTTGTGTGGAGGAGC is drawn from Macadamia integrifolia cultivar HAES 741 chromosome 7, SCU_Mint_v3, whole genome shotgun sequence and contains these coding sequences:
- the LOC122085009 gene encoding probable protein phosphatase 2C 55, whose translation is MPSTNFLKLNLELRSGFRRLITGQQVGLASSVEFLLGQGKLSYTNSGLSLFRPISTIAEGHLFLRPGVIFSVRSDPNIVSQRRNLSVVGALSLTFSIPSVFGPSCQVCEYHINRLLPDSSPVLLDNPIQRTIMATCGSGSLLGHHCLDNLTSRNEPLSNSTKRAGVSYCNGSLDSCIKATMSLRSREPSNSYMMYGYFIFDVARRSFSSNSLVGPGSNFFYSSSSACYCTGAASEVSFDGSARVEQHPSSAVSSDQKILGDRTLKLLSGSCYLPHPDKEETGGEDAHFICVEEQAIGVADGVGGWAELGVDAGQYARELMSNSVTAILEEPKGSIDPARVLEKAHLSTKAKGSSTACIIALTDQGLHAINLGDSGFIVVRDGCTVFRSPVQQHGFNFTYQLESGSGGDLPSSGQVFTIPVAPGDVVIAGTDGLFDNLYNNEVTAVVVHAMRAGLEPQATAQKIAALARQRAQDRDRQTPFSTAAQDAGFRYYGGKLDDITVVVSYISSSSSSTSSSTDS